The Medicago truncatula cultivar Jemalong A17 chromosome 7, MtrunA17r5.0-ANR, whole genome shotgun sequence genome includes the window TTCTAAAATCCTCTCACTAATTATTGTCTTAACAAGCTCAATTAATTGGGATTGTGCAAAAATTTCTATATATAATACTAGTTGTACGATACTGAAGATCTATCTACCTAGCTTCACAGGTTTATGAAGTGCAACACAAAATTATTTTGTACGTAACAAAGTTGCTTCATTCATGGAACTCAAAAGTATGTGACATTTCTGACATGTGCTAACGTTATCCTCGAGGATTTTGTACTTAGTTTGTGCATGTGATGATACCTTAGTGAAGACATCATTGTATCTGAGTATGGCAAGTCCATTATCCACATGTGACTTGTTAGACAGTTTCATTAGACCATCCCCGATGGAGTCCAATATTTTGAAGACTTGGTTGGTACCTATCACATACTTTCATtgaggagattttttttttttttttttttttttgtggttttatAAGATTTGAAGTCTCACTTAAGACCTCAAATTTTAAGTAGGatgcatatatttttaatattaaaaaaatgaaatataatgatataaagttatcGATAGTTGATtagttaattatattttaaaaaattgtagtaTGAGATATTTGGTTGGAGATATTGAGTGTTTATTAGGTACTATTATAAAAGTTATAAATGAATTATATGTGATGCTCTTAGGACcattaatctttattttattaatttttttaggaaaggaCCACTAGCCGttattatgaattatgaagGGATGATACATATGTTGTCACCACACTAAACCATAGATAGATACGGGTAAGGAAAAGATCATTTAAGTGTTATCTAGAGAGTAAAATAAATATCGACTGTTTGATAAATAAATCAAGTAAAATGCTAATTGTCCtaagggttaattaaatttttagtccctataaatatctgcagttttgttttttttagtccctacaaaattttctgttagtgtttttagttcttgttaaattaaaatttgtttaattatgcttaaacttttaaatttttgaaagattttttacatacatgtttataacatcgtaagacactcttttgtaaatttttttagttttttaacatgtaatgaatcaaatatgaatttttctaaaagcaaaattttcaagattatattaatgaaaatttggacctaataataaaattttaagttacttttttgcggaggaactttgtataatattctaagtaagtatgtgaaaaatatgttacaaatttaaaagtttaagcacaattaagcaaattttaattttacaaggactaaaagtatgtgttggtccctgttaaattgaaatttgtttaattatacttaaacttttatatttttaaatgatttttaacagacatgttaagaacattataataatctcttttataaaaaaatagatttttttaacatgtaataagttaaatataatttttttaaaacgtcaaaaattcaagataaactaacgaaaatttggatctaaaaataaaattttgagttaatttattgtggcggaaccttttataatgttttaaacaagtatgtaaaaaatcattaaaaaattttaaattttaagcataattaaacaaattttaatttaacagggactaaaaacactaacggaaaattttgtaggggttaaaaaatgtgatttatttttatagggactaaaaacaaaactgcagatatttatagggaccaaaaaattaattaacccTTGTCCTAATGAGTTTTAAGGAACTTAAAATAGTAGTATTTTTATTATCCTAAAAGTCTTTAATAAATCTTTAATAAGTACTCAGAGAACACTTGTTTACAAGATCCGTAAATTGGTTGATATTATATACATATGCGGAACAAATTATAAATGGTAATCTTTAACATtatcaattgttgattttttactTGCTAGTATCATGTAGGTTTATTAAGTAAATCGTACACTTTAGCTGGAATGTTTTAGTACACATGTTCTATTTTACATGCTAGTGTAATGATACAAGTGCAAAATGTAAAGACAATTTACTCAAAATATACTAAAAAGTTCCATACAATTCCCTCCTGCTTTTCATGTAATATTTGTCGATATAAACTATTGAGTTCAAGTGATGCTGCGTTTACTAAATTAAAGTGAATTATTAAAAGTGAATTTATTATGGTCAATTTACTATTACTTTAGTTCAGACTTTTACAATTCAAGGGAAAAAATGACTTCAACAATTGAATGTATTCGTCAGCTACATGTATTAGTCAAATTTTCAGGCACATTTACAATTCTACCAAGCTAGAATCCTTTGCATTTTCGACCCCACAATAGTAATTTGTAACATTTGCATTGAGAATTATTGCTCATTAACCCTGCATCATGttaaaatgacaaatttaaaatttcaatttgtgTTTATTTGTCACAATTATTACAAGAACCCCCCTTTAGAAAAATAAGGTAGAGAGCCTccttgaaattttatatttagtaTCTACACCGACTCCCTTGCAATTTTTCACTTCAAATCTCCCTCCCcctatttctataaaaaaaacaaaggcgCATCTTTGTTAATGTGAAAACAAAAACTCCAACAAAATTGGAGCCTGTCCTAAACTAGAGTCAGTTCTAGCCTTGTTGGTGTGCTTCAAGTAAAAGCACCTGTTGTCTATAGCCACCTTTTTGAAGTCTTGCTTTCTGAACGAACGGGAGGAGGCGTTCTAGCATTTCTCTCTGGCTCATCTACATatgtcaaacaaaaaacaagtatGGGAGTTAGTACATTAGTATTAAGAATAAAGGCTCGAAATGATGTgtgacaaaaaatttatttgccCTCTGATAATCAAAAGTAATATTTAAAAATCTCAAATATcgtcaatttagtccttgatTAGGACTATAATAATATCTTGAAAAATTATCTGACATAGAACCAAATTTGAGACTTTTGAGGATTAAAACAGTATGTTTCATGTATCAAGATCAAATAAGTCTCAGTGAGAAATGAAAAATGGCAATTCCGTAGGATTAACTTACAGGCTGCTGGGACAGGCTTCCCTCCAAGAGAAGACCTCCGCGAATTGTTAGGCCCGGATGGTATTCCTGTTAAAGATTGTCTCCTTTTTGGCCTCTCACTGGCTGCTATTGGCGACTTTATCTGACTTCCATGAGCGCTGCTTCCCTTTACAGGTGACTTCACTTCAACCATAATTTGTTGGTTTCTGcatattttcaaaatagaaGATTCAGTAAAACACTTGAAAACACTGAAAAAGTTTAAAAACACCAAGTTTAGAATAGAAGACTAAAGAAAGCATACTTCTTATCAGGTCCATTAATCAGTTTCCCAATTGTTCTCAGGGATCTTCTAAACTGGGACCCTTTTCCATTTGTACTACCTATCCCCTTAGCTGTTATGGAATCAGCAATGTCACTTGGCACAATTCTGTTTGAATCATTTTTATCTAGCTCTTCAGATGTTTGAGGTAGATCAAGAGGGTGAATTTGGATTTCAGTATCAACTTTAATACACCTCTTCTGATACATGTTCGTAGGACTTGGAGGAGCTTTGACATGCAACTCTGACCTGGAATTGCCATTGCTTAATTGGCCATTTAGCTTCGACACAGCTTCTGGATCTTGCAGTGGACAATCTTTCTGTTGAAAGATTGGCTCAAACTGTAAAGTTTTGTTTACACATGCTGGTGCTTTTTTGACAGTTCTTGGACCTTCCAAGCTTAGTCTTCTTGAACGGGCTATGTACGAAGGTGATTTGGCTCCACTTTTATCATCAGCTTTCACAGGTTTGTTGGTCTTTATTACGCTGTAATTCTCAATACTAAGTCTCCGTGGGCGCAGCGGAGTTTTTTCTAGCGGAGTGTCGAATTCTTTAGTTCTACTGAACGGTTTTGAGTTTTCCTTGTTTGCCAATGCAATCTTAAGGTTCTCAACCTAGTatccataccaaaaaaaaagaggaagttAAACACCCTATGATACCAGGTGAATGAGTCCGATTCTTGGTCTCCAAGAAGTTAAGATTTAAGACTTGAAGTAAATATTCTTACCTGTGCTTTAAGTTGCATAACCTCACTGGTTTCTTTGTTCATCCGGGCTGCCCCAAGTTCCACAGTGGAAACCCTCTGAGCAAACTTCAGAGTACTCACTGTTTCACCAAAGGAATCTGATTCGGGACTCACATGCGCAAACATCAATGTTTTAGCATGTCCACCTACAATGCAAAAATTTCCAAGAGAAAACATTAATATGATGTCATATGGTGAAAAAACCAAGGTAGAGTCTCCAAAGAATTTCCAATGAACATATGTGTGTACCTAAGGAGTCCTGCAAAAGAAGTGTGAGTTTGCTGTTCCTGTAAGGAATGTGAGAATTCTTCTGAGCCAGTGCTGTGATCACATCTCCCAAACAGGAAAGAGACTTGTTAATGTATAGCGCTTCCTTTAGTCTATCTCCTGTGACTTCAGACTTGTCTACTCTTTCACTTCCGGCAAGGTCTACTAAATGAAGGCAACTGCGAATGCAGTTCCCAGATGTATCTTTGCCACTAACATGCACAGTAAGTACACTGAGACACGTTGGAGAGTCTTATGAGTAAGTGCCTAAACCAAACAAAAGCATTACAGAAAGGGAAATGCATCATTAGCATTCCTGAAAAGTGAAAACTCACCTGTGTGAACGACTACTCCTATTGTTGATTGCAGTAGAACTGACAGCACGGTTAACCTCTCCAAGTTTCATGAGGGTCATAACATCCGTTGTAGAGTTCACTGACCGCAATCTAGCATCAGGAAGGCTCAAACCATCATCGTTGCAGCTCCGGATCTCTAATGTGAGGTTAGTTAAGGAAATAAACTACTTGCAAATAGTAAGATCAAAAGACTAGAAATTTAGCATATATCTCCGCCTTATCTTAAGAGCAATAGTATGAATATATTTCTGACAATATTTATTGaagaatgaatatgaaaaaggaTATTTGTTTTCTGTTTTGTCCTCTGCAAGTAGATCTCTTACTTGTTCATTGTAAATCTCGACCATTTGGACATAAATTTCATACTTTATGTTGTCCTTCCTTTCACTAGACATTTGAAACAAATCATTAAGAGCCAGATAATTGATCCCCATATCCTTGGATGTTCCACCTGAAGGACCACTCTGCcccatgaaaaagaaaaattaaaatttagatgGTTTGAGCATTGGTCAAAGGCTAAGATAATGATACAAAAGAACAAATAATTGCATgtatcttatttttaatttaatttaaaacagATCTATAGTGTAACTGAAGATAAAGCAAAATTAAATCAAGTATTATACCATTGTGTGAGTCTTCCCAGATCCAGTTTGACCATAAGCAAAAATACAAACGTTGTATCCATCCATCACTGATCTAATTAATGGTTGAGTGTCCCTATAAACCTCATCTGAGTACAAAATAGTAAATTTCAACAAAGAGATGGAAAGAGAAGGAGGGGAGTAAAGTCGGTCAAATGAGTGTGCGCAAATTTTATACTATGTAGCTTTTAGAACTCTACCTTGGCCAGCTGTAGGACCAAAAATCCGATTAAACTGAAACAGTTTTCTTCCATCTTTTAGTGTTTTTGATGGATCTAAAATGCACAGAGAACCGTCTTCCCCAATGAAATCAGTTACAGTCTTGGATTCAGCCCTAAATGTAGGTCTGATTCTGCAGTATACTCGAATGTTGCCTGCATTTTGCATTTGAAAAGGTAGGTAGACGAAGATTACTTGGAGATCAAGGATAGTGAAAAAGAAAGTGACCCTTTAAATCTAGAAGTAAAAAACCTTTCAAATCTTGGACCATGTTGTATAGTTTTCTGTTCTCTTCAACTACTTTTTGATAGCCAAGAGCTTTGGTTGACATCTCATTAACTTGACAACCTGGATTCATAAAGTAACACAAAACCATTAAAAACTATCTCTACTTTTGTCAATATGATGTAAAATACAAGAAGCATGCAAAGTTAATGGCTATTCATATACCTATATCATTGAAAAATCTCTGAAACTGTGATTGCATCTCTTCAACCTCATTCTTAATTTTCAACTTCAATGCTTTGAGATCCTGAGTGAACACGTGATTTACAAACATTGTCTCAAAACTGCAGGCTGTTTCATGcttaaactaaatatatatgctATAATATCTCAAAAATGCAGTAGAAACCTATTTAAAGCTGCGCAAATGCCTACCCGAAGTTCTTTTTTCTGTATATCTATGAGATGCTTGTGGTTGCAAGTGCACTttccagagcaagctctgtaacACTGTATGAAATGCACATTGGCTAAATTAGTATTCAAAATTGACATAGAtgtacctctaaaaaaaaattgacataaatgtagtaaaaaaaatattggaaaaaatttaattgaaatttctTTTAGATTTCGGAGTAGGGAAATAATTCGGAAAGCACACAACAAgtcaaatgatattttaaaatctttatttgaaaaaaaaaatatataattacagGAAAAACAGATGGTACCTTGGGATTTTGACGTGCAGAGGAAGTGTCTGATTCCGTAGGTTTGGAAGTGAAATGAGGTGGTAAGCTACTCccttcttttttaaaattctttcgGAGCAACTGTTTTAGGCCAAGAAGTCTTATGTTATGTCATAAGAGAAAAGCTTTGGCATAGAAAGAATATTTACACTCACAatatttcatgaaaaaaaacctttttaaaatatttagattGCTTCTCCTAATAGAATGAGCAAGCAATCCATGGAAATAAACATAATGGAATAAGAAAATAACCCTTATGTATATCCtttcatatgtttttaatcaaaatgttcaaACCAGATTGGTTTGATAAACATGATTTGTAGATTAAGGAATTGTTTCTCCGCATGATTAATGAATACAAGATTTCGTATATGAAACATTGGTCTTTGAGCTTCTCCTAATAGAATGAGCAAGCAATCCATGGAAATAAACATAATGGAATAAGAAAATAACCCTTATGTATATCCtttcatatgtttttaatcaaaatgttcaaACCAGATTGGTTTGATAAACATGATTTGTAGATTAAGGAATTGTTTCTCCGCATGATTAATGAATACAAGATTTCGTATATGAAACAATTAATTAACTCTGACCAGAACATTGGTCTTTGAGCTTAAAAAGACCACAAACAACATATATCAAGAGTTATAATATTGACAAGGGCATTCTTcagccaaaaaataaaaaccaaggATGATTGTTctcaattatttatatttattaattattatcttAACCTAGCATAATTTGCAGCATGAAGACTGGTCAATTATATGAGTCATTATGAATTAGCACCAAAAAGGATAACTTTGGAAAGTCTCCAACTAACCTCAGGGAACTTCATAGATGGCTGTTCCCCACAACAGCCAGTCAAAATCTGATTAAATAGGCCTATTCGGTCCTGCAGTAAAGACTAAATAATGATTAGGTTGGAGACAAAACACTCATCTGCAAACTAATGTTAATTAAACACATTTGTTTACATGATTACAGGTACAACTTATGATTACCAGGTCTCCATTGTGAAGAGAAGGAAAAAGCTTTCCATCAATATTTTCTTTGGCGTCAAGCATGCGGTCAACGAGTATCTTGGCAAGTGACTCCACAGTTTCTGCTGCATCCAGTGAAGGTAGTAGCAAGAATACAATTATCCAAGTGAAGTTGAGAATATAGGGACACACGGTCTGACCAGATATACACATAACATACACCTATGCACAAATGCTTTTTAACGAATTGACATGGAGTAGAGTATCTTAATTTGTGTTCCTTTTCCAATAATAAGAAGTTACTGAATGAATCATgaaaaaggttaaatatttatttgaagtAAATAATTAGCCCATGATGCACACAAGTCCAAAACATTTTCACCCTTTTGTCCTTTGTGTTTAGGTTTGAAAACTTACAAGGCAAAtgaaaaaaagtcaaaaagcAGGAACTTTTTTAATGGAACGTATAGCATTCTGAATAATATTCCTTGATTAAAGTGCAAAATGTCAACTGTCAAAGTCTGATCATTAATATTATACTGTGCAGCTAGCCATCAGCTAACGgattaaaattcaataaaagtttaaactcaatttcaaattcaaatcaatgAATCAGATACTAATATGAGTAAGATTGAGAAATTGAACCTTCTTGTTTTTGAACATTACTCTCAGCAGGAGGCTTTATTTCCGATGTTGCAGACAAATCCAAACGCCTACATGCATCAGAGGGTAATGCAGTAGTGGCTTTTTGTTGCAAtctattgattgattgcaaaACTAAAGGAGATTTTGAGCGTTTGCTGGATCCACTTTGATTGCTCATCTGCTTCGACTCATGAAACCATTTAAGTGATAGAATACAATCAACAATTTTTCCTGCAGAACCATTCTCTACACTTTCCTGAAAAACAAATGACCAACAACATACTTGTTCAAACACACCACTAAAATGTCTCGATTACCACAACTCGGCCTCAATTTAGGTCACATTTGAAGAATGACAACGCAGCCGGCATTTAAAACCTCAGTTTTCTAAATTTACCAataaaaactttcttttttctcattACACTATTTGCACATACATGAAAACAATCATTTCGCCGTGTAtatagaaaatttgaaattcataaataaCCTACCCTCTCAAGATCAGAAGCTTCAAAAGCCGTAAGCTTTAATTCATCAGCCGCGTTGAGAAAATTGCGCACATTTTCAAAATACTGATAGGCAGGTAAAGGCTGAGAATCCCAAGCAAGTGATTGTTGTAATGGCACTTGAGTATCAACAacctaacaaaattaacatCACATAAAGGTAAGCATTtatgacaaaattaaaattcaaatgtCAGATTCAAACAGTcaaatttctcaattaaaacattccatttattttaaatatgcaATTAATCACTAATCATATTCCAcatagaattgaattgaattacaATACCTTAGGTACTGCTCCAGGATGAATCTTGTTAATGGCTTTACAAAGAATGAGACCATTTCTCAAGCAAGAAACAAGTTCTCTCTCTGTAGGTTGATTTGATATTCCAAGAGGACCCACTTGGTTTTCAAGCCATTGGGTTGCTTCATAACGTCTCAAAGctacaaaattcaaatcaaaattcaatataagtaaaaaaaaaagacattttttttcaGAATCATTCAACATTGTAACATGATATAAACACAGAAGCAATAGAAACATTGTAAAACAAAGAAACTAACCTGCTTCTTCAGCTTTTCTTGAAGACATTTTGAAATCATGAAACCCATTTCTTGAACAATTCTCCATCATgatcatcaacaatcaacaacaaaaaacaacaattgaagaaaaaacaaagaaacccaaaatctttattctacaaaattgagaaagaaaatgatgatCAGAGAAgaaaagttaacatttttcGTTGGAAGCTGAAGaatgagaagagaaaaaaaggaacTTTTTGAAGTGGGTGTGTTGTGAAGTGTTGGTTTAGTATTATGGTTTGGTTCGGGTTTAGGTTTGGGTTACGAACCTGAGGTATGGTTTTGTAACGTTATTATGGTTTGAATTCAAATTGGTAGGACACGTTCTTGGGCCCGCTGAGTGAAGGACTGTAACCCCTCGCATCCAAGTCAACTCCATCTAGTGGTGGTTTTTCTTGATTTTAGTTCTAAATTATGGGATTGTCCTaatctatttatatttattatagtaTATAGGATATTTATGGAAATTAaatctttttgtttattttagctttaaataataaaaacaattgatgatgaataatagatttttttgaacaaaattgaTGATGAATAATAGATGTTGACTGGATTTGCTATAGTGTAATCTCTCTAGtcacatttttaaataatttttatttttccaaattcatttttttattgacaaattttttcaaattcattacaTAGCCTATGTATTTATATAGAATATAATACAGtacaaatacatcatttatttaataaatatgaaaaaagtaaaagttGCTTGTAAATGTGACCAAAGAAAGTATCTTTAAGGTTTAAATTACGagtttttttatgttaactCTTTGGTTATGAGGGGGAGGGTCTAATATAATccaaatatgaaataaatttgaGTCAATAattgtttcacaatgaaccatATACTTTGAATCTTTCGAACAATTTGTCTTTTGATAAaacacattaattaattaagtttaattGCTTTGTTGAATTAAGAGTTGTTTTGACGATGAGAGTTGTTACggattatgattatgaaatgaatgtaaacaaaaaatggtaaatgtgtATTCGTCGATTTCTTGTAATCGACATTCGTAAAAGCAGTATTTTCCTTTAACAAAAGACTCTAGAGtttcaacaaaattataatGTAGCATTGCGATTTGATCAAACTcggtttgattttaaatatgaacttaaaattttaaacttattGGCAAGGCTGGTCCAAGGGAGTTGCAAGTAAGGTGGCATCTtgggcctcaattttttttttatttacttaatagtttttattttattatttttaattattttatccactaataaattttgatattattaattgattCACCTTTTTTACTAGATTAATTAATtcacttaaaaatttaaaaaccatttcttcaaaacaaaatcatgacaatgtatatatggtttatttttgtGCTgcttaatattgtaaaaaaatatttcgatTTGAAAagtctttaatattttttgttgtttttaaaaggaaaCATATCCAATTTTGCTATATTATGAATCAAAAGTTGATGGATTAGTCCTACTAATTGggtcttaatataaaaaatgatttaattattgattttgaaatatgattataaaaattattataaaacatTCAACGAGAATACTTTTCGGttatataagaagaaaaagaaatcgaTAGAAGAAGAATAATagtatccctaaaaaaaaaagaatgatagTTTTTGGTTATatagagaaaagaagaaaaagaaatcgataaaaggaaaaaagagaacaaaataAGGCGTTGAGTTCCTATGAATTTAGTCTCACTTGTTGGTCCTACTAGTGAAGTTGTGGAATATCATATTAGATAATACTCCATATTAGAGAGAGTGTAATACTTTATGCAAATCTATTTTTATAAGCAGAACCAAGACATAAAGATTAAAGACCATATTTAACCCCCATATTCTTAATTAACTCACACAATAGAATTTGGTTGTGTTTTTGGAGATGATAAGGTCATGTCAAGGTATCCGAGAATGTAATCATgaattagaaaatagttttTCTCGCATTAAGTATTTTCTAAACACATATGAAGATTAATAAACTACCATCAATGGTAATTAATTATCGTTGAGGAACTGAAATAAGTTAACTACTCTTGCGATTTGGCTTTCATGTTCCCTtttacaactttttatttttttctcatatttttcttagcttatattatttatttagtttccCCTATTTTGTATGTGTGTTCAAATTTTGTGACTAAAATTTATCCATTCAGGTATTTTCATAAACAttagagtaa containing:
- the LOC11425182 gene encoding kinesin-like protein KIN-14L isoform X1, which encodes MIMMENCSRNGFHDFKMSSRKAEEAALRRYEATQWLENQVGPLGISNQPTERELVSCLRNGLILCKAINKIHPGAVPKVVDTQVPLQQSLAWDSQPLPAYQYFENVRNFLNAADELKLTAFEASDLERESVENGSAGKIVDCILSLKWFHESKQMSNQSGSSKRSKSPLVLQSINRLQQKATTALPSDACRRLDLSATSEIKPPAESNVQKQEAETVESLAKILVDRMLDAKENIDGKLFPSLHNGDLSLLQDRIGLFNQILTGCCGEQPSMKFPELLRKNFKKEGSSLPPHFTSKPTESDTSSARQNPKCYRACSGKCTCNHKHLIDIQKKELRDLKALKLKIKNEVEEMQSQFQRFFNDIGCQVNEMSTKALGYQKVVEENRKLYNMVQDLKGNIRVYCRIRPTFRAESKTVTDFIGEDGSLCILDPSKTLKDGRKLFQFNRIFGPTAGQDEVYRDTQPLIRSVMDGYNVCIFAYGQTGSGKTHTMSGPSGGTSKDMGINYLALNDLFQMSSERKDNIKYEIYVQMVEIYNEQVRDLLAEDKTENKLEIRSCNDDGLSLPDARLRSVNSTTDVMTLMKLGEVNRAVSSTAINNRSSRSHSVLTVHVSGKDTSGNCIRSCLHLVDLAGSERVDKSEVTGDRLKEALYINKSLSCLGDVITALAQKNSHIPYRNSKLTLLLQDSLGGHAKTLMFAHVSPESDSFGETVSTLKFAQRVSTVELGAARMNKETSEVMQLKAQVENLKIALANKENSKPFSRTKEFDTPLEKTPLRPRRLSIENYSVIKTNKPVKADDKSGAKSPSYIARSRRLSLEGPRTVKKAPACVNKTLQFEPIFQQKDCPLQDPEAVSKLNGQLSNGNSRSELHVKAPPSPTNMYQKRCIKVDTEIQIHPLDLPQTSEELDKNDSNRIVPSDIADSITAKGIGSTNGKGSQFRRSLRTIGKLINGPDKKNQQIMVEVKSPVKGSSAHGSQIKSPIAASERPKRRQSLTGIPSGPNNSRRSSLGGKPVPAAYEPERNARTPPPVRSESKTSKRWL